One region of Candidatus Acidiferrales bacterium genomic DNA includes:
- the gpmI gene encoding 2,3-bisphosphoglycerate-independent phosphoglycerate mutase, which translates to MAKRPKPIVLTVLDGWGYSPETRGNAIALARKPNYDALLKKFPNTLIHTSGPFVGLPEGQMGNSEVGHLNIGAGRIVQMDITRIDMKIVSGEFFKEPLLLEAMRRGCARQLHLLGLVSDGGVHSHINHLFALLRMAKENQVERVFVHAFMDGRDTPPNSGIDFLRRLEKKMRELGVGQVATISGRYYAMDRDNRWERIAQAYRAMTHGDAQAKFSDPIAAMRASYEKGVTDEFVVPIAVTTAAEPGRPSMPRGLIRDDDAVIFFNFRADRARQMTRALAEPEFKEFADPARPKNLCYVAMTQYEKTWPWLRYLLGSEKLEHILAQVFGELGFKNLRCAETEKYAHVTYFFNGGVEKAYPGEERILVPSPKVPTYDLQPEMSAAGVTDAVVKAIEKGDFDAIIMNFANADMVGHTGKLEATIKAVETVDDCLGRIYKSLAPRDGAWIITADHGNAETMIDPKTGGPHTYHTTNPVPLILLSDDQHMRLRPGGSLRDISPTLLGVMGIPEPKEMTGCDLRVPPR; encoded by the coding sequence ATGGCAAAACGGCCAAAACCGATCGTGCTTACCGTTCTCGACGGCTGGGGCTACTCGCCAGAAACGAGGGGCAACGCTATCGCCCTGGCGCGCAAACCCAATTACGACGCACTGCTTAAGAAATTCCCAAACACCCTCATCCATACCTCGGGACCATTTGTCGGCCTTCCCGAGGGCCAGATGGGCAATAGCGAGGTGGGGCATTTGAATATCGGTGCGGGGCGCATCGTTCAGATGGACATCACGCGCATCGACATGAAAATTGTGTCAGGCGAATTCTTCAAAGAACCCTTGCTTCTCGAAGCTATGCGGCGGGGCTGCGCGCGCCAACTCCACCTGCTTGGTCTCGTGAGCGACGGCGGCGTGCACTCGCACATCAATCATCTCTTCGCGCTACTTCGCATGGCGAAGGAGAACCAGGTGGAGCGCGTGTTCGTGCATGCGTTCATGGATGGGCGCGACACGCCACCGAATTCCGGCATCGATTTTTTGCGCCGGTTGGAAAAGAAAATGCGCGAGTTGGGCGTGGGTCAAGTTGCGACGATTAGCGGCCGTTACTATGCGATGGACCGCGACAATCGCTGGGAGCGCATCGCGCAGGCATATCGCGCGATGACTCACGGCGACGCACAGGCAAAATTCTCCGACCCCATTGCCGCAATGCGCGCGAGCTATGAAAAAGGAGTCACGGACGAATTTGTAGTTCCTATTGCGGTCACGACGGCCGCGGAACCGGGAAGGCCCAGCATGCCCCGCGGCTTGATTCGCGATGACGACGCGGTGATTTTCTTCAATTTCCGCGCCGATCGTGCGCGCCAGATGACTCGCGCGCTGGCCGAGCCCGAATTCAAAGAATTTGCTGACCCGGCGCGTCCGAAAAATTTATGTTACGTTGCCATGACGCAATATGAAAAAACGTGGCCGTGGCTGCGGTACCTTCTCGGCTCGGAAAAACTCGAGCACATCCTCGCACAAGTTTTCGGCGAATTGGGCTTCAAGAACCTGCGTTGCGCGGAGACTGAGAAATATGCGCACGTGACGTATTTTTTTAATGGCGGAGTCGAAAAAGCCTATCCTGGCGAAGAGCGCATACTAGTCCCTTCGCCAAAAGTGCCGACGTACGATCTACAGCCGGAAATGTCCGCCGCCGGCGTTACCGATGCCGTGGTGAAAGCCATTGAGAAGGGCGACTTCGACGCGATCATCATGAACTTCGCCAATGCCGACATGGTGGGCCATACGGGGAAACTCGAGGCGACAATTAAGGCCGTCGAAACCGTCGATGACTGCCTGGGGCGCATTTACAAATCGCTTGCGCCGCGCGACGGGGCCTGGATCATCACTGCTGATCACGGCAATGCAGAAACGATGATTGATCCGAAGACCGGCGGTCCGCACACGTACCACACCACAAATCCCGTCCCGCTTATCTTGCTGTCCGATGACCAACACATGCGTTTGCGCCCGGGCGGTTCGTTGCGGGATATTTCG
- a CDS encoding DUF4870 domain-containing protein yields the protein MSETTAPIPLIQLTQDEKAYAGLAHALMMSTWWIGPLVIYLIKKDSRFVGFHAMQALLWQVIFTFFYFVGVAIWFAVIISTVALHPPNAQNSSFPVALFIAMPIFWLLIMGCAAISLTLGIMYCLKAMRGEWAGYPIIGQWARKIVGI from the coding sequence ATGTCCGAGACGACGGCTCCAATCCCGCTAATCCAGTTGACGCAAGATGAGAAGGCTTATGCTGGACTTGCGCACGCCTTGATGATGTCGACGTGGTGGATCGGGCCGCTTGTCATTTACCTTATAAAGAAGGATTCGCGATTCGTGGGCTTCCACGCCATGCAGGCATTGCTCTGGCAAGTTATTTTTACATTCTTTTACTTCGTGGGTGTGGCGATCTGGTTCGCTGTGATCATTTCGACCGTTGCCCTGCACCCGCCGAATGCGCAGAATTCGTCGTTTCCCGTCGCCCTGTTCATCGCTATGCCAATCTTTTGGCTTTTGATCATGGGTTGCGCCGCGATTTCTCTCACCTTGGGCATCATGTATTGTCTGAAGGCCATGCGCGGTGAGTGGGCTGGTTATCCCATAATCGGCCAATGGGCGCGAAAGATCGTAGGAATCTGA
- a CDS encoding cysteine desulfurase-like protein produces the protein MGSKNASSLQRNLQSQAVSLDVNWVRAQFPSLKHIVNGHPAAFLDAPAGTQVPQCVIDAVREYFETSNANTCGAFVTSRRTDAMIAGARAAMADFFNCEPDEVFFGPNMTTITFALARGIGRDLRPGDEIVVTTLDHDANVAPWRALEERGVVIRQVDIRHDDCTLDMADLRRKITERTKLVAIGYASNAVGTINPVEEIVQLAHGAGALVFIDAVHYAPHGMIDVRALDCDFLACSPYKFFGPHMGCIYGKRELLLRFRPYKVRPAPETLPDRWETGTQIHEGLAGVSAAIDYIASLGCRCDPSATSRRAAIVSAYRAMRDYEMALAMKMIRGLLEIPGLRFYGISDPARFAERVPTVGVRLAKGKPLDAAKFLGDRGIFTWDGNYYALNLTERLGVEKDGGLLRIGLVHYNTVEEVERLLRALREFAES, from the coding sequence ATGGGCTCGAAGAACGCATCGTCTTTGCAGCGCAATCTGCAAAGTCAGGCAGTCTCTCTCGACGTCAATTGGGTGCGCGCGCAGTTTCCTTCGCTGAAGCACATCGTGAATGGCCATCCCGCAGCCTTCCTCGACGCGCCCGCAGGGACACAAGTGCCGCAGTGCGTGATCGACGCAGTGCGCGAATATTTCGAAACTTCCAATGCAAACACATGCGGCGCCTTCGTCACCAGCCGCCGTACAGATGCCATGATTGCCGGCGCGCGCGCGGCCATGGCCGATTTTTTCAATTGTGAACCTGACGAAGTATTCTTCGGGCCAAACATGACCACCATCACGTTTGCGCTGGCCCGTGGGATTGGCCGCGATTTACGGCCGGGCGACGAAATTGTCGTAACGACGCTCGACCACGACGCCAACGTCGCGCCGTGGCGTGCGCTGGAAGAACGCGGTGTTGTTATCCGCCAAGTGGACATTCGCCATGATGATTGCACGCTAGACATGGCTGATTTGCGCAGAAAAATCACCGAGCGGACAAAACTGGTCGCGATCGGATACGCATCGAACGCCGTCGGAACAATCAATCCCGTCGAAGAGATTGTGCAGTTGGCGCACGGCGCGGGCGCTTTGGTATTCATTGATGCCGTGCACTACGCGCCACACGGAATGATTGACGTACGCGCGCTCGATTGCGATTTCCTTGCCTGTTCGCCATACAAGTTCTTTGGCCCGCACATGGGATGCATCTATGGAAAGCGCGAGCTTCTGTTGCGCTTTCGTCCATACAAAGTCCGGCCCGCGCCAGAGACGCTGCCAGACCGCTGGGAAACGGGAACGCAGATTCACGAAGGCCTTGCCGGCGTCTCCGCGGCGATCGACTACATCGCAAGCCTTGGCTGCCGTTGTGATCCATCGGCCACAAGCCGCCGCGCTGCCATCGTGAGCGCGTATCGAGCAATGCGAGATTATGAGATGGCCCTGGCGATGAAAATGATTCGAGGACTTCTCGAGATCCCTGGCCTGCGATTTTATGGAATTTCTGATCCCGCACGATTTGCCGAGCGCGTGCCGACCGTTGGCGTGCGCCTGGCGAAAGGCAAGCCTCTCGATGCGGCGAAATTCCTCGGCGATCGGGGCATTTTCACCTGGGACGGAAACTACTATGCACTCAACTTAACCGAACGGCTCGGCGTCGAAAAAGACGGCGGCCTGCTGCGCATCGGGCTCGTGCACTACAACACAGTGGAAGAGGTCGAACGTCTGCTCCGCGCCCTGCGTGAATTCGCCGAGTCTTGA
- a CDS encoding NapC/NirT family cytochrome c → MLVVQIVLSIILACIFLIRPSVTSATAWKILAFIGLCFLPFLCIVGGVNAHMQRSEQTRFCISCHAMVPYGQSLYVNDPSYLPAQHFQNHRVPADEACYACHADYSIYGPLKDKIRGLTRIYMQYVSTPPNPIRIPGGYRNSQCLHCHLGARNFEENQIHAATMDSLKSNQISCLTSGCHDTAHNIAQLSHVKFWRPGQ, encoded by the coding sequence ATGCTGGTTGTCCAGATTGTGCTGAGCATAATTCTTGCATGCATATTTCTGATACGCCCATCAGTGACTTCGGCGACGGCATGGAAGATTCTGGCCTTCATCGGCCTATGCTTCCTTCCTTTTCTTTGCATCGTGGGCGGTGTGAATGCGCACATGCAGCGCTCAGAACAGACCCGCTTCTGCATCTCCTGCCATGCCATGGTCCCCTATGGCCAGAGCCTCTATGTCAATGATCCCAGCTATCTTCCCGCGCAGCATTTTCAGAATCATCGCGTGCCTGCGGATGAGGCTTGCTATGCATGCCACGCCGATTATTCGATCTATGGTCCGCTGAAGGACAAGATAAGAGGTCTGACGCGCATCTATATGCAATACGTAAGCACACCACCGAATCCGATTCGCATACCCGGCGGCTACCGAAACAGCCAATGTTTGCACTGCCATTTAGGAGCGCGAAACTTCGAAGAAAATCAGATCCATGCGGCGACCATGGATTCGCTCAAGTCCAATCAGATTTCTTGCCTGACGAGCGGCTGCCATGATACCGCTCACAACATAGCGCAGCTAAGTCACGTCAAATTTTGGAGGCCAGGTCAATGA